A genomic segment from Desulfovibrio sp. encodes:
- a CDS encoding aminopeptidase: MEKSLAYKPQSIWENADSKTRKEMEALAQRYIEFLTRCKTERETVEYVRQRLAENGYSEDFSGDRVMRSLRGKAIFAARKGALPLSQGLSLLAAHADTPRLDFKQRPLIEQPGVAQAKTHYYGGIRKYQWLARPLALHGVIVRENGETVAVTIGEKPGEPVFCIADLLPHLAQKQVTQPVSEAFEAEKLNIILAHSTPKAGKSTKADAPKDPIKTQLLELLHKKYGICEEDFITAELQAVPAGPARFVGFDKAMIGGYGQDDRICVFTALEALLEAEATGRSMAVIFWDKEEIGSDGATGAASRFMQYCVEDLARSWDKNLPSSHVLLETRALSADVSAALDPDYQEVHEKQNAAQLGYGPVFSKFTGSRGKYGASEADAEFFGSLRGLFNGKSIAWQAAELGKVDHGGGGTVALFLAAYGMQVIDLGPAILSMHSPFELASSADLFATKQAFRAFLEAQL; this comes from the coding sequence ATGGAAAAATCGCTCGCCTACAAACCCCAAAGCATCTGGGAAAATGCGGATTCCAAAACCCGCAAGGAAATGGAAGCTCTTGCCCAGCGCTACATCGAATTTCTGACCCGCTGCAAAACGGAACGCGAAACAGTGGAATACGTGCGTCAGCGCCTTGCTGAAAATGGCTATTCCGAAGATTTCAGCGGCGACCGCGTTATGCGCAGCCTGCGCGGCAAGGCCATCTTTGCCGCGCGCAAGGGCGCTCTGCCTCTGAGTCAGGGGCTCTCGCTGCTGGCAGCCCACGCAGACACGCCGCGTCTCGATTTCAAGCAGCGCCCTCTGATCGAACAGCCTGGCGTGGCTCAGGCCAAAACACACTATTACGGCGGCATCCGCAAATACCAGTGGCTGGCGCGCCCCCTGGCCCTGCACGGCGTTATCGTGCGTGAAAATGGCGAAACTGTTGCCGTTACCATTGGCGAAAAACCCGGCGAGCCCGTGTTCTGCATTGCCGACCTATTGCCGCATCTGGCGCAAAAGCAGGTTACACAGCCCGTAAGCGAAGCCTTTGAGGCCGAAAAACTCAATATCATTCTGGCTCACAGCACGCCCAAGGCGGGCAAATCGACCAAGGCAGACGCGCCCAAAGATCCCATCAAAACCCAGCTGCTCGAGCTGCTGCACAAAAAATACGGCATCTGCGAAGAAGACTTTATCACCGCAGAGCTTCAGGCTGTGCCCGCCGGGCCCGCGCGCTTTGTGGGCTTTGACAAGGCCATGATCGGCGGCTACGGACAGGACGACCGCATCTGCGTGTTTACCGCTCTTGAAGCCCTGCTTGAGGCCGAAGCCACAGGCCGCAGCATGGCCGTAATCTTCTGGGACAAGGAAGAAATTGGCTCGGACGGCGCAACGGGTGCGGCCTCGCGCTTTATGCAGTATTGCGTCGAGGACCTTGCCCGCTCGTGGGATAAAAACCTGCCCTCCTCGCATGTGCTGCTTGAAACCCGCGCGCTTTCTGCCGACGTTTCTGCAGCGCTCGACCCCGACTACCAGGAGGTGCACGAAAAACAAAACGCCGCCCAGCTCGGCTACGGCCCGGTGTTTTCCAAATTTACCGGTTCTCGGGGCAAGTACGGCGCCAGCGAGGCCGATGCCGAATTTTTCGGCTCGCTGCGGGGCCTTTTCAACGGCAAGAGCATTGCATGGCAGGCCGCAGAACTCGGCAAGGTAGACCACGGCGGCGGCGGTACGGTGGCCCTGTTCCTGGCTGCGTACGGCATGCAGGTTATCGACCTTGGCCCGGCCATCCTTTCCATGCACAGCCCCTTTGAACTGGCCAGCAGCGCCGACCTGTTTGCCACCAAGCAGGCATTCCGTGCTTTTCTTGAAGCACAGCTATAA
- a CDS encoding DNA alkylation repair protein, with protein sequence MPIPSARLALLNSGQDASSNLAEGLAVDFAVLMAAAVPQAGAAAQAKMRQAASWGISKRMALAGELVLDAVGRQGLKDLAGHQSDTVRGWVCYALAHEHVLRDSAEPLENLLESVRFLADDAHFGVREWVWLAVRPHIARQPQQAITLLAGWVADSSEKVRRFASESTRPRGVWCAHMNILKENPSLGLPVLEPLKADPSRYVQDSVGNWLNDAAKSQPQWVCGLCHEWLAKSPCTATEHICKRARRSLAGK encoded by the coding sequence ATGCCCATACCGTCAGCACGCCTGGCCTTGCTCAACAGCGGGCAGGACGCCTCAAGCAATCTGGCCGAAGGGCTGGCAGTTGATTTTGCTGTTCTGATGGCTGCGGCAGTGCCGCAGGCTGGTGCGGCCGCGCAGGCAAAGATGCGTCAGGCTGCAAGCTGGGGCATTTCAAAACGCATGGCGCTGGCTGGCGAGCTTGTGCTGGATGCCGTGGGGCGGCAGGGGCTAAAAGATCTTGCCGGGCATCAATCTGATACTGTTCGCGGTTGGGTTTGCTATGCTCTTGCGCACGAGCATGTCTTGCGGGATTCCGCCGAGCCGCTGGAGAACCTGCTGGAGTCGGTACGTTTTCTGGCTGACGACGCTCATTTTGGCGTGCGTGAGTGGGTATGGCTGGCGGTACGGCCACATATTGCAAGGCAGCCGCAACAGGCCATAACACTTCTTGCAGGTTGGGTTGCGGATTCCTCGGAAAAGGTGCGCCGTTTTGCCAGCGAAAGCACCCGGCCACGTGGCGTGTGGTGCGCGCACATGAACATTCTTAAAGAAAATCCGTCTCTTGGGCTGCCAGTGTTGGAACCTTTAAAGGCTGACCCGTCAAGATATGTGCAGGACAGCGTGGGCAACTGGCTGAATGACGCCGCCAAGTCGCAGCCGCAGTGGGTATGCGGGCTGTGCCATGAGTGGCTCGCCAAGAGCCCTTGCACGGCAACGGAGCATATCTGTAAAAGAGCCCGGCGCAGCCTTGCAGGCAAATAA
- a CDS encoding helix-turn-helix domain-containing protein, with product MSGKVFEYMAIMDRIKTVTQCRTQQELAQFFDVSQSCISDSKKRLAIPSKWLLSLLKKKGINPEWVQKGAGPKFLLPYDEDRGAVCSIYARTPDKCPLQHIVSDIGKLVTRAEGMGRSA from the coding sequence ATGAGTGGTAAAGTTTTTGAGTATATGGCGATCATGGACCGCATTAAAACGGTCACCCAGTGCAGAACCCAGCAGGAACTGGCGCAGTTCTTTGATGTGTCGCAATCCTGTATTTCAGATTCCAAAAAGCGGCTGGCCATTCCTTCCAAGTGGCTGCTCAGCCTGCTGAAGAAAAAAGGCATCAATCCTGAATGGGTGCAGAAAGGTGCTGGCCCCAAATTTTTGCTGCCCTATGACGAAGACAGGGGCGCGGTGTGCAGCATCTACGCCAGAACGCCAGACAAGTGCCCCCTGCAGCATATTGTATCAGACATTGGCAAGCTTGTAACAAGGGCAGAGGGTATGGGCCGCAGCGCCTAG
- a CDS encoding MltA domain-containing protein — translation MRKLLLLALCMALFACGKQAPPPVVERTLPPVGFESPEFFVNNLVPSGQELNSWKDMGPSVRKSLRYVNSKPRDGIAVQRQGLTMTWGDMARTLERLQELLPRLDSEPNLLLENFRWVEVTGGINYSGYYEPAVRASRTRKPGYTQAIYGLPPDLNSVIAKRGQYYDRRTIEEKQVLAGKGLELAWAADPVDVFFLEIQGSGRLIFDDGTQAYVNYAGQNGHKYKSSGRIMREKHLLQRGDIFEQREWFKNNPGRVREILNDNPSYVFFKYGTRGPMGAMGFQVDDWLTLATDRGFIPLGSIVAYGVNIPDETKGRIPLRGIGFAQDVGGAIKRNRIDIFCGGNDRSNYVASHLDAKGPAWVLMLR, via the coding sequence TTGCGTAAGCTCTTGCTGCTGGCGCTCTGTATGGCGTTGTTTGCCTGCGGCAAGCAGGCTCCGCCGCCAGTGGTGGAAAGAACCCTGCCGCCGGTGGGCTTTGAAAGCCCGGAATTTTTTGTGAACAACCTTGTTCCTTCCGGTCAGGAACTGAACAGCTGGAAGGACATGGGTCCCAGTGTGCGCAAGTCGCTACGCTACGTCAACAGCAAGCCCAGAGATGGTATTGCCGTGCAGCGCCAGGGCCTTACCATGACCTGGGGCGACATGGCGCGCACGCTTGAGCGGCTTCAGGAACTTTTGCCCCGGCTCGACAGCGAACCAAATCTGCTGCTTGAGAATTTCCGATGGGTCGAGGTGACGGGCGGCATCAACTATTCCGGCTACTACGAACCCGCCGTGCGGGCCAGCCGTACCCGCAAGCCGGGGTACACCCAGGCCATATACGGCCTGCCCCCCGATCTGAACTCGGTTATTGCCAAGCGCGGCCAGTACTATGACCGCCGCACCATTGAAGAAAAGCAGGTGCTGGCGGGCAAGGGTCTGGAACTGGCCTGGGCAGCTGATCCTGTGGATGTGTTTTTTCTTGAAATTCAGGGCTCTGGCCGTCTGATTTTTGACGACGGCACGCAGGCCTATGTTAACTACGCAGGGCAGAACGGCCACAAGTACAAAAGCTCTGGCCGCATCATGCGCGAAAAGCATCTGCTGCAGCGTGGCGATATTTTTGAACAGCGCGAATGGTTCAAGAACAACCCTGGCCGCGTGCGTGAGATTCTTAACGACAACCCCAGCTATGTCTTCTTCAAGTACGGCACGCGTGGCCCCATGGGCGCAATGGGTTTTCAGGTTGATGACTGGCTGACGCTTGCCACAGACAGGGGCTTTATACCCCTGGGTTCCATTGTTGCTTACGGCGTCAATATCCCGGATGAAACCAAGGGCAGGATACCCCTGCGCGGCATTGGCTTTGCCCAGGACGTGGGCGGGGCCATCAAGCGCAACCGTATCGATATTTTTTGCGGCGGCAATGACCGCTCCAACTACGTGGCCAGCCATCTGGACGCCAAGGGGCCTGCCTGGGTGCTGATGTTGCGCTAG
- a CDS encoding thioesterase family protein, whose product MPHRVSYGETDTMGVLYYAEYLHLFERARSEYIRRCGMSYAEVEKKGLILPVREAQCRYRSSARYDDLVLVRAGIAEWGRASMRFVYEIWNEDKTTLLATGMTQHALINHEGRPVPVPDWFRNLTFTA is encoded by the coding sequence ATGCCGCACCGTGTGTCGTATGGAGAAACCGACACCATGGGCGTGCTGTATTATGCAGAATATTTACACCTGTTCGAACGGGCGCGTAGCGAATATATTCGCCGTTGCGGCATGAGCTACGCCGAAGTGGAGAAAAAGGGCCTTATCCTGCCCGTGCGTGAGGCTCAATGCCGCTACCGCTCTTCTGCCCGCTACGACGACCTTGTGCTTGTGCGCGCCGGCATTGCGGAATGGGGGCGTGCATCCATGCGCTTTGTATATGAGATATGGAACGAGGACAAGACAACACTTCTCGCCACGGGCATGACCCAGCACGCCCTTATCAACCATGAAGGCCGCCCCGTTCCGGTGCCAGACTGGTTTCGCAATCTTACCTTTACAGCCTAG